The following are from one region of the Petrotoga mobilis SJ95 genome:
- a CDS encoding CBS domain-containing protein, whose product MVPKIIITTHKNADFDGFAGCVAASLIYEDSIIVLEGEPQQNLKEFLNIYDIPYEKENNFIKEYQEEIKNRNFEKVVIVDTADINRIPDFIKSLVEQGTEVDIYDHHPELKEQNITGNNYSKEVGSATTLIVQKLLETKIVLPDTYETLFLIAIHEDTGNYVYSTTTPLDHQISAELLKGGARIEEVEEFVSLEMTKEQKELFDKLYNNVQELTLEEVTIQITYSEIDKFIGGLNVITHKLFETLTPDVLFVVVKMGKSIHIVARSRIEEIDLNKILSLFGGGGHKKAGSAKTKALGIQEVINKIKKELKSSFVPVLKAKHIMSSPVRTILSFETVEIAHELMFQTGHSGLPVISDNKLVGIVTKKDIEKAMKHGLKNAPVKAIMSTNLKVVDVETSLTQVRRIMAEADIGRIPVLKDGILVGIITRTDLLRATNGVFNFSLSPILEEKYKSQNLKEEMEKILPISILNLLKLIGLYGNELGLNVYVVGGFVRDLLLAINSKSNGTKSIPYDIDVVVEGDGLLFGKYVAKQLRAKYVEHPKFHTCSIFYRNGENKIIRIDIATARTEYYEEAGELPKVELSTIKKDLYRRDFSINAMAIKINSGSFGILMDFFNCKKDLEEGKIRILYPLSFIEDPTRILRAIRFEQRFGFEIEPNTLTKLEEAVENGYLEKVTGMRIREELEKILEEPQPMKAIKRMGKLKIILHLFEKTYYSPTLEKDLEKLFDVREYFKANLPNYLNKVRLFHIVLCVLLQYTPEESLKKITERYGLPKDFIKNLIQVKNVFNEISIDLNDKEKTSKLSYFYEKTNGFQNEQLIFLAVKLPEELLAKYYEYLRKIEKLKLSITGKDLLKKGYEGVQIKTKLEEIKKKLLNGEIQPGEEKNLI is encoded by the coding sequence TTGGTTCCTAAAATTATTATAACTACGCATAAAAATGCCGATTTTGATGGGTTTGCCGGATGTGTGGCTGCATCATTAATATATGAAGACTCTATTATTGTGCTCGAAGGAGAGCCTCAGCAAAATCTTAAGGAATTTTTGAATATATACGATATTCCATACGAAAAAGAGAATAATTTTATAAAAGAGTATCAAGAAGAAATAAAAAACCGCAATTTCGAAAAAGTTGTGATTGTGGATACTGCTGATATCAATAGAATCCCTGATTTTATAAAATCGCTCGTTGAACAGGGAACAGAAGTTGATATATATGATCATCATCCGGAGTTAAAGGAGCAAAATATCACTGGTAATAATTATTCTAAAGAAGTAGGAAGCGCCACAACGTTAATTGTTCAAAAATTATTAGAAACCAAAATAGTTCTTCCTGATACCTATGAAACTCTTTTTTTAATAGCAATCCATGAAGATACTGGAAACTATGTTTATTCTACAACGACGCCTCTAGATCATCAAATTTCTGCAGAGCTATTAAAAGGCGGTGCTAGGATAGAAGAGGTAGAAGAGTTTGTTTCGTTAGAAATGACAAAAGAGCAAAAAGAACTTTTTGACAAACTCTATAACAATGTACAAGAGCTTACCTTGGAGGAAGTAACAATACAGATTACTTATTCTGAGATCGACAAATTTATAGGTGGGTTAAACGTTATAACCCACAAATTGTTTGAGACTCTAACTCCAGATGTTTTGTTTGTTGTTGTAAAAATGGGTAAAAGCATTCATATAGTTGCAAGATCAAGGATTGAAGAAATAGATTTAAATAAAATTCTATCTTTATTTGGCGGTGGAGGTCATAAAAAAGCTGGTTCAGCCAAAACAAAAGCTCTTGGGATACAAGAGGTCATTAACAAGATTAAAAAAGAGTTAAAATCTTCTTTTGTCCCAGTTTTAAAAGCAAAGCATATTATGTCATCTCCCGTCAGAACCATATTATCATTTGAAACAGTGGAAATAGCTCATGAATTGATGTTTCAAACAGGGCATTCAGGCCTTCCTGTAATATCTGACAATAAATTAGTGGGTATTGTAACTAAAAAAGACATAGAAAAAGCAATGAAACATGGTTTAAAAAATGCCCCTGTTAAAGCTATAATGAGCACTAACTTAAAGGTTGTTGATGTAGAAACTTCGTTGACTCAAGTAAGAAGGATCATGGCAGAAGCAGACATTGGAAGGATTCCCGTTTTAAAAGATGGAATACTTGTTGGCATAATAACTAGAACTGATCTTTTAAGGGCTACTAACGGAGTTTTTAATTTTTCACTTAGCCCAATATTAGAAGAAAAGTATAAATCGCAAAATCTAAAAGAAGAAATGGAAAAAATTCTACCGATATCTATTCTTAATCTTCTAAAACTTATTGGCCTGTATGGGAATGAGTTGGGGTTAAACGTATATGTAGTAGGAGGATTTGTCAGGGATCTTTTGCTAGCAATTAACTCTAAATCAAACGGTACAAAGTCAATACCCTACGATATAGATGTAGTAGTGGAAGGGGATGGTTTGTTATTTGGTAAATATGTTGCTAAACAATTAAGGGCAAAATATGTTGAACACCCCAAATTTCACACCTGCTCAATTTTTTATAGAAATGGGGAAAATAAGATAATAAGGATTGATATTGCAACTGCCCGAACAGAATATTACGAAGAAGCAGGAGAACTTCCCAAGGTTGAATTATCAACTATTAAAAAAGATTTATATAGAAGGGATTTCTCTATAAACGCCATGGCAATAAAAATTAATTCGGGTTCCTTTGGAATACTGATGGATTTTTTTAATTGTAAAAAAGATCTTGAAGAAGGCAAGATAAGAATACTTTACCCACTTTCTTTTATCGAAGATCCTACTAGAATATTGAGAGCTATAAGGTTTGAACAAAGATTTGGTTTTGAAATTGAGCCTAACACCTTAACAAAATTAGAAGAAGCTGTAGAAAATGGATATTTAGAAAAAGTCACTGGAATGAGGATAAGAGAGGAATTAGAAAAAATACTAGAAGAGCCCCAACCTATGAAAGCAATAAAAAGAATGGGTAAACTGAAAATTATTCTTCACTTGTTCGAAAAAACTTACTACTCTCCTACACTAGAAAAAGATTTAGAAAAACTTTTTGATGTTAGGGAATACTTTAAGGCAAACTTACCAAATTATTTGAATAAAGTCAGACTATTCCACATAGTATTATGCGTTCTACTGCAATACACTCCAGAAGAATCTCTAAAGAAAATTACTGAAAGATATGGACTACCGAAAGATTTTATTAAGAATTTAATCCAAGTAAAAAATGTATTTAATGAAATTTCTATAGATTTAAATGACAAAGAAAAAACATCAAAATTGTCTTATTTCTATGAAAAAACCAACGGTTTTCAAAATGAACAATTAATTTTTTTAGCTGTAAAACTTCCAGAAGAATTATTAGCAAAATACTATGAATATTTAAGAAAAATTGAGAAACTAAAACTCTCCATTACGGGGAAAGATTTATTAAAGAAAGGCTATGAAGGTGTTCAAATTAAAACAAAATTGGAAGAAATAAAGAAAAAACTCTTGAATGGCGAAATACAACCTGGCGAAGAAAAAAATTTGATATAA
- the argJ gene encoding bifunctional glutamate N-acetyltransferase/amino-acid acetyltransferase ArgJ, with protein sequence MVLPLGFKVWGIHCGIKKSKKDLGLIYSEKKANASAVFTTNKVKAAPVILSMENIKDNEIQAVIVNSGNANACTGVKGYSDAISMAEKTAQILNLKSEDVFVSSTGVIGVPLPIEKILNGIESFEKNIDLTNDDLLSFAQAIMTTDTFPKINSTQVVIGGKKITLTGVAKGSGMIHPNMATMLSFIMTDANISKSALNKALKHSVDNSFNLITVDGDTSTNDTVLILANKQAKNEEITEDSSEYNLFQKALYEVVENLAKKIVMDGEGATKFFEVQVKNAKTKEDAKLISRSIAKSNLVKTAIHGEDANWGRVLAAAGYSGGNFDPDKVDVWFQSCVGKIQLCQDGHFIDFNEVKAKEILGKKELKIIVDLKDGEESAISWGCDLSYKYVEINGGYRT encoded by the coding sequence ATTGTTTTACCTTTGGGTTTTAAAGTCTGGGGAATTCATTGTGGAATCAAGAAGTCCAAAAAAGATTTAGGATTGATATACTCAGAAAAAAAGGCAAATGCATCAGCTGTTTTCACAACGAACAAAGTTAAAGCGGCTCCAGTTATTTTGAGTATGGAGAACATTAAGGATAACGAAATACAAGCTGTTATTGTGAATAGTGGTAACGCAAACGCTTGCACTGGTGTAAAAGGATATTCAGATGCGATAAGCATGGCAGAAAAAACCGCTCAGATCTTAAATTTAAAGTCAGAAGATGTATTTGTAAGTTCAACAGGTGTTATAGGTGTTCCATTGCCAATTGAAAAAATTTTAAACGGCATAGAATCATTTGAAAAAAATATTGATTTAACAAATGATGATCTTTTAAGTTTCGCACAGGCGATAATGACTACAGATACCTTCCCAAAAATTAATTCTACACAAGTTGTGATTGGGGGTAAAAAGATAACATTAACCGGGGTTGCCAAAGGTTCAGGTATGATTCATCCCAATATGGCTACAATGTTGTCTTTCATCATGACAGATGCAAACATTTCTAAATCTGCTTTGAATAAGGCCTTAAAGCACTCTGTAGATAATTCTTTTAATTTAATAACGGTTGATGGTGACACAAGTACCAACGATACGGTGCTTATTCTGGCAAATAAGCAAGCAAAAAACGAAGAAATTACAGAAGATTCTTCTGAATACAATTTATTTCAAAAAGCTCTTTATGAAGTAGTTGAAAATTTAGCTAAAAAAATCGTTATGGATGGGGAAGGAGCTACTAAATTTTTCGAGGTACAAGTAAAAAATGCTAAGACGAAAGAAGATGCTAAATTGATCTCAAGGTCTATAGCCAAGTCTAATTTAGTCAAAACAGCAATTCATGGAGAGGATGCTAATTGGGGAAGAGTGCTGGCAGCCGCTGGTTATTCAGGTGGAAACTTTGATCCTGATAAGGTAGATGTCTGGTTTCAAAGTTGTGTGGGAAAGATTCAACTTTGTCAAGATGGTCATTTTATAGATTTTAACGAAGTTAAAGCAAAAGAAATTCTAGGTAAGAAAGAATTAAAAATTATTGTAGATTTAAAAGATGGTGAAGAGAGTGCTATTTCTTGGGGATGTGATCTTAGTTACAAATATGTAGAAATAAATGGAGGGTACAGAACATGA
- the argB gene encoding acetylglutamate kinase: MIKVEKFSDEISKAEVLVEALPYIKKFAGSIAVIKFGGNAMKDPQIKSMVAEDIVLMKYVGLNPVIVHGGGPDINKMLASLNIETKFVNGLRVTDEKVMEIVEMVLVGKINKEITSLINKTGGKAVGLSGKDANLLLAEKDLSQGDLGYVGKVVNVNREVILNLIEKDYIPVIAPCAIGRDWKTYNVNADIAAGKIASSLNADKFVLLTDVEGVLKNKEDEESVISRLSYREAKDLLNSQFITGGMIPKLKCCIQALEDGVKRAHIIDGRIPHALLLEIYTDKGVGTMIAKEVYDNDNL; the protein is encoded by the coding sequence ATGATAAAAGTTGAAAAGTTCTCTGATGAGATATCTAAAGCGGAAGTTTTGGTTGAAGCATTACCCTACATAAAAAAATTTGCGGGAAGTATAGCTGTTATTAAGTTTGGTGGTAACGCTATGAAAGATCCACAAATTAAATCGATGGTCGCAGAAGATATCGTACTTATGAAATATGTTGGGCTAAATCCTGTTATCGTTCATGGTGGGGGACCAGATATCAATAAAATGCTTGCGAGTTTAAATATAGAAACAAAATTTGTAAATGGATTAAGGGTAACCGATGAAAAAGTTATGGAAATAGTAGAGATGGTGTTGGTTGGTAAGATAAATAAAGAGATTACATCGTTGATAAATAAAACTGGGGGAAAGGCTGTTGGATTAAGTGGGAAAGATGCAAATTTATTGTTGGCAGAAAAAGATTTGTCCCAAGGGGATTTGGGTTACGTTGGTAAGGTAGTGAATGTAAATAGGGAAGTAATTTTGAATTTAATTGAAAAAGATTATATCCCTGTCATCGCACCTTGTGCAATTGGAAGAGATTGGAAAACTTATAACGTTAATGCCGACATAGCGGCAGGTAAAATTGCTTCCTCTTTGAACGCGGATAAATTTGTTTTATTGACTGATGTGGAAGGCGTTTTAAAAAACAAAGAAGATGAAGAAAGTGTGATTTCAAGACTGTCATATCGAGAAGCAAAAGACTTATTGAATTCTCAATTTATCACTGGCGGTATGATTCCTAAGTTAAAATGTTGTATCCAAGCCTTAGAAGATGGAGTAAAAAGGGCACATATAATAGATGGAAGAATTCCCCATGCCTTACTTTTAGAAATCTACACAGACAAAGGTGTGGGAACAATGATAGCGAAGGAGGTATACGATAATGATAATCTCTGA
- a CDS encoding acetylornithine transaminase — translation MIISEDKKYVMNTYSRFPITLVQGKGTKVWDENGKEYLDFVAGIAVNVLGHSHPVIVEAVKSQVDKLVHVSNLYWNGNQVQLAKMICEKSFGKSAFFCNSGTEANEAAIKLARKYGNTKYNGRRYKIITAKNSFHGRTYGALTATAQPKYHKNFEPLLEGFESVEYNDINSLKSAVDKNTCAVMLEVIQGEGGINEAKNEYLQQVRKLCDENDLLLIFDEVQTGIGRTGKLFAYEHSGVVPDVMTLAKALGGGFPIGVLVVNEKADVFTPGDHGSTFGGNPLACAVGMAVMKNVAQESFLNMVKENGEFFKNQLLAMKEKHSIIDKVKGKGLMIGVKLDIEDGSDIVKKAMEKGLLINLLNHNVLRFVPPLIITKEEIAKGMNILEEVFLEMGY, via the coding sequence ATGATAATCTCTGAAGATAAAAAGTATGTAATGAATACTTACTCAAGATTTCCAATAACTTTGGTACAAGGGAAAGGTACAAAGGTGTGGGATGAAAACGGTAAAGAATACTTAGATTTTGTTGCTGGGATCGCTGTCAATGTTTTGGGCCATTCTCACCCCGTAATTGTAGAAGCAGTGAAATCTCAAGTTGACAAATTAGTTCATGTTTCTAACCTCTATTGGAATGGTAATCAAGTACAGTTAGCCAAGATGATTTGTGAAAAATCTTTTGGGAAAAGTGCCTTTTTTTGCAACAGTGGAACAGAAGCGAACGAAGCTGCGATTAAGTTAGCAAGAAAATATGGAAACACTAAATACAATGGGCGAAGGTACAAAATCATCACCGCAAAGAACTCATTTCATGGAAGAACCTACGGTGCATTGACGGCAACAGCCCAGCCAAAATATCACAAGAATTTCGAACCTCTATTGGAAGGATTTGAAAGCGTAGAGTACAACGATATAAATTCACTAAAGTCGGCTGTTGATAAAAATACATGTGCTGTAATGTTGGAGGTTATCCAAGGTGAAGGGGGAATAAACGAAGCAAAAAATGAATATCTTCAACAAGTTAGAAAACTTTGTGATGAGAACGACCTTCTTTTGATTTTTGACGAAGTCCAAACAGGGATAGGAAGAACTGGAAAACTTTTTGCCTATGAACATTCTGGAGTGGTACCCGATGTGATGACCCTTGCAAAAGCCTTAGGTGGTGGTTTCCCTATCGGTGTGCTTGTTGTGAATGAAAAAGCTGACGTATTTACACCAGGGGATCATGGATCAACATTTGGTGGGAACCCGTTAGCCTGTGCAGTTGGCATGGCTGTGATGAAAAACGTTGCACAAGAATCTTTTCTGAATATGGTGAAAGAAAATGGTGAATTTTTCAAAAATCAATTATTAGCAATGAAGGAAAAACATTCAATAATTGACAAAGTTAAGGGAAAAGGTTTGATGATCGGAGTCAAGTTAGACATAGAAGATGGCAGTGATATAGTAAAAAAAGCTATGGAAAAAGGACTTTTGATAAATCTTTTAAATCACAATGTTTTAAGATTCGTCCCTCCTCTTATAATCACAAAAGAAGAGATAGCCAAGGGTATGAATATTCTCGAAGAAGTTTTTTTAGAAATGGGGTATTAA
- the carA gene encoding glutamine-hydrolyzing carbamoyl-phosphate synthase small subunit gives MKGFIKLNDSTIFEGEIISKKDFGQGEVVFNTSMTGYEESITDPSYAGEILVMTYPLIGNYGVNLENLQSKRPPIKGLIVKDYCQFPSHHTSQYSLLDYLDQHEVPILSKVDTRALTKKLRIEGSMNGVITTEKDFEVPTSDENLLDSVSTKEIYRIQGNGPKVALIDLGVKKNIVNQLKSEGYDIYVFPYNSTKNDVDKVQPDLVLFSNGPGDPKKAKEAILLAKEFIGEKPLFGICLGHQIISLALGFNTVKMKFGHRGTNHPVMNLLNNKCYITSQNHGYMVEKESVKNKDVIITYINLNDQSIEGIMHKKYPIFTVQFHPEGGPGVHDTTFIFRKIKDLINRN, from the coding sequence ATGAAAGGATTTATAAAGTTAAATGATTCTACCATTTTTGAAGGAGAAATTATCAGTAAAAAAGATTTTGGACAAGGCGAAGTTGTCTTTAACACGTCTATGACTGGATACGAGGAATCAATAACGGATCCATCTTATGCAGGAGAAATACTGGTAATGACCTATCCATTGATAGGAAATTATGGTGTAAATTTAGAGAATTTACAGTCAAAAAGACCCCCCATCAAAGGTTTGATAGTTAAAGATTACTGTCAATTTCCCTCTCATCACACATCTCAGTATTCACTTTTAGATTATTTAGACCAACATGAAGTACCTATTTTAAGTAAAGTAGATACGAGGGCCCTTACGAAAAAGTTAAGAATAGAAGGTAGTATGAATGGTGTGATAACCACCGAGAAGGATTTTGAAGTTCCAACTTCTGATGAGAATTTACTTGATAGTGTTTCAACAAAGGAAATTTATAGAATTCAAGGGAACGGTCCAAAAGTAGCCCTGATAGATTTAGGAGTTAAGAAAAATATAGTGAACCAGCTCAAATCTGAAGGATACGATATTTATGTTTTTCCATATAACAGTACTAAAAATGATGTAGATAAGGTTCAACCAGATTTAGTATTATTCTCCAACGGTCCCGGTGATCCAAAAAAGGCAAAAGAAGCCATACTTTTAGCTAAAGAGTTTATAGGTGAGAAACCACTTTTTGGGATTTGTTTGGGTCATCAAATAATCTCTTTGGCGTTAGGTTTTAACACTGTAAAAATGAAATTTGGTCACCGAGGTACCAACCATCCTGTGATGAATTTGTTGAACAATAAATGTTATATCACTTCTCAAAACCACGGTTATATGGTTGAAAAAGAGTCAGTGAAAAACAAAGATGTAATAATTACCTACATCAATTTGAATGATCAAAGTATCGAGGGAATCATGCACAAAAAGTATCCCATTTTTACTGTCCAATTTCATCCAGAAGGTGGTCCTGGGGTTCACGATACAACTTTTATTTTTAGAAAAATCAAAGATTTAATCAATAGAAACTAA